One stretch of Oceanimonas pelagia DNA includes these proteins:
- a CDS encoding DUF4376 domain-containing protein, translating into MIISHKSPDKSGRVNAQRHENIAAGFTWNGSVFDIDPDSMGLIASRALRLILDPDITELIWRSKDNQNITFTRGEFLNFSRAVDAHVESIYQQSWASKDPPYKNQ; encoded by the coding sequence TTGATTATCAGCCATAAGTCTCCTGACAAGTCGGGACGGGTGAATGCACAGCGGCATGAGAATATTGCCGCAGGTTTTACCTGGAACGGCAGTGTCTTTGATATCGATCCTGACAGTATGGGGTTGATTGCCAGTAGGGCTTTGCGTCTGATACTGGACCCCGACATCACCGAACTGATTTGGCGGTCCAAGGATAATCAAAACATCACCTTTACCCGGGGGGAGTTCCTGAACTTCTCCCGGGCGGTGGACGCTCATGTAGAGTCTATCTACCAACAGAGCTGGGCGTCCAAAGATCCCCCCTATAAAAACCAGTGA
- a CDS encoding D-Ala-D-Ala carboxypeptidase family metallohydrolase, whose amino-acid sequence MALKYFKREEFACPHCGENHIEQGFVQRLDKARAAAGVPFVINSGYRCKIHNADVGGVESSAHRVGLAADIKTPNSVVRFKILKALLDEGFTRIGVYSEGAGDFIHVDADPRKPAEVCWAK is encoded by the coding sequence ATGGCCTTAAAGTATTTCAAGCGAGAAGAATTCGCCTGTCCTCATTGTGGGGAAAATCATATTGAACAAGGGTTTGTTCAACGCCTGGATAAAGCCCGGGCTGCCGCCGGCGTTCCCTTCGTGATTAATAGCGGCTACCGCTGCAAAATTCATAACGCTGATGTGGGTGGTGTTGAATCCAGCGCCCATCGTGTGGGTTTGGCCGCAGATATTAAAACGCCGAACAGTGTCGTCCGGTTCAAAATCCTGAAGGCGCTTCTGGATGAAGGGTTTACCCGAATTGGGGTTTACTCGGAGGGGGCCGGCGATTTCATTCACGTCGATGCCGATCCTCGTAAGCCCGCCGAGGTGTGCTGGGCCAAGTAG
- the aceK gene encoding bifunctional isocitrate dehydrogenase kinase/phosphatase — protein MNSRTREMAHIVMRGFDAFHRYFLVITQGAKSRFEAQDWPGVQLASRRRIWLYDEHVNNTVRAVLDYNRGPLRHGELKALKQAFNDLLINHANADMAESFYNSVYRRSTRHRSIRAENLYVHPFVPYPGEQDLAPVIWQYRIAPGELGTTLTELLKRLGLERPFVRLAQDLEHMERTLAEHGLAGVPLQLTVINTLFYRNKGAYLIGRLERPEGPQPFIVPILHEEGGLVLDTLLLSRDDASILFGFARAYFMVWCPQPSLLVQFLRPLLPNKSDYEIYNAIGWQKHGKTIFYRGFLQHLQHSRDQFVPAEGIKGMVMCVFTLPSSDVVFKVIKDHFTPPKTVNRDTVKAKYRLVKQHDRVGRMADTMEFTNFELPLNRISPELLAELRREVPSLLTQKEDRLIIHHLYTERRMTPLNMYLDQADDEQLRDALDEYASALRQLAAANIFPGDMLFKNFGVTRHGRVIFYDYDEIAYMTECHFRDMPRTDHLQDQLSPEPWYSVGPNDVFPEEFKTFLLVRPRIRAAFAERHMELFTADYWRQLQHNIEQGRVEDIFPYRRRQRFKYKYGENREE, from the coding sequence ATGAACAGCCGCACACGGGAAATGGCGCATATCGTGATGCGCGGATTCGATGCCTTTCACCGCTATTTTCTGGTGATCACGCAGGGGGCCAAAAGCCGCTTTGAAGCCCAGGACTGGCCCGGCGTGCAGCTGGCCTCGCGCCGGCGCATCTGGCTGTATGACGAACACGTCAACAATACCGTGCGCGCCGTGCTCGACTACAACCGGGGGCCCCTGCGCCACGGGGAGCTGAAGGCACTGAAGCAGGCCTTCAACGATCTGCTGATCAATCATGCCAACGCCGACATGGCCGAGTCCTTCTACAATTCGGTTTACCGCCGCTCCACCCGCCATCGCAGCATTCGTGCCGAAAACCTGTATGTGCACCCCTTTGTGCCTTACCCGGGAGAGCAGGATCTTGCCCCGGTCATCTGGCAGTACCGCATTGCCCCCGGTGAGCTGGGCACCACTTTAACGGAATTGCTGAAACGCCTGGGCCTGGAGCGGCCCTTTGTGCGGCTGGCGCAGGATCTGGAGCACATGGAACGCACCCTGGCCGAGCACGGACTGGCCGGCGTCCCCCTGCAGCTGACAGTGATCAACACCCTGTTTTACCGCAACAAGGGGGCCTACCTGATCGGCCGGCTGGAACGCCCCGAAGGACCGCAGCCCTTTATTGTGCCCATTCTGCACGAAGAGGGGGGACTGGTGCTGGACACCCTGCTGCTGAGCCGGGACGACGCCTCCATTCTGTTTGGCTTTGCCCGGGCCTATTTCATGGTGTGGTGCCCGCAGCCCTCGCTGCTGGTGCAGTTTCTGCGGCCACTGCTGCCCAACAAGTCGGATTACGAAATCTATAATGCCATCGGCTGGCAAAAACACGGCAAGACCATTTTCTACCGGGGCTTTCTGCAGCACTTGCAGCACTCACGGGACCAGTTCGTGCCGGCGGAAGGCATCAAGGGCATGGTGATGTGCGTGTTTACCCTGCCCTCGTCCGACGTGGTGTTCAAGGTGATCAAGGATCACTTCACTCCCCCAAAAACCGTGAACCGGGATACCGTCAAGGCCAAGTACCGGCTGGTCAAGCAGCACGACCGGGTGGGGCGCATGGCCGACACCATGGAATTCACCAACTTCGAGCTGCCCCTTAACCGCATCAGTCCCGAGCTGCTGGCCGAGCTGCGGCGGGAAGTGCCATCCCTGCTGACCCAGAAGGAAGACCGGCTGATCATTCATCACCTGTATACCGAGCGGCGCATGACCCCGCTCAATATGTATCTGGACCAGGCCGATGACGAGCAACTGAGAGATGCCCTGGACGAATACGCCAGTGCCCTCCGCCAGCTGGCCGCCGCCAATATCTTTCCCGGCGACATGCTGTTCAAGAACTTCGGCGTCACCCGCCATGGCCGGGTCATTTTTTACGATTACGACGAAATCGCCTACATGACCGAGTGTCACTTTCGCGACATGCCCAGAACCGACCACCTGCAGGATCAGCTGAGCCCCGAGCCCTGGTACTCGGTGGGGCCGAACGATGTGTTTCCCGAAGAGTTCAAAACCTTTCTGCTGGTCAGGCCGCGCATTCGCGCCGCCTTTGCCGAGCGGCACATGGAGCTGTTTACCGCGGATTACTGGCGGCAGTTGCAGCACAACATTGAACAGGGCCGGGTGGAAGACATCTTCCCCTACCGGCGCCGGCAGCGGTTTAAATACAAGTACGGTGAAAACCGTGAGGAGTGA
- a CDS encoding putative 4-hydroxy-4-methyl-2-oxoglutarate aldolase, translating into MLDLLPDLCDEHADLVKVLDPVFRDFGGESLFWGQAVTVRCYEDNSRVRELVSQPGTGKVLVVDGGGLLRCALMGDMLAEKALENGWEGIVIHGAIRDAGTLSELALGIKALAACPIRSEKRGEGVVDVPVTFAGVTIYPGDYIYSDLNGVLVSREPLSHPQL; encoded by the coding sequence ATGCTCGATTTGTTGCCGGATTTGTGTGACGAACACGCCGACCTGGTCAAGGTACTGGACCCGGTGTTTCGTGACTTTGGCGGAGAGTCCCTGTTCTGGGGCCAGGCGGTGACGGTGCGCTGCTACGAAGACAACTCCCGGGTGCGGGAGCTGGTGTCCCAGCCCGGCACCGGCAAGGTGCTGGTGGTGGACGGTGGCGGCCTGCTGCGCTGCGCCCTGATGGGCGACATGCTGGCGGAAAAGGCACTGGAAAACGGCTGGGAAGGCATTGTCATTCATGGCGCCATTCGCGACGCCGGCACCCTGAGTGAGCTGGCGCTGGGCATCAAGGCCCTGGCGGCGTGTCCGATCCGCTCGGAAAAACGCGGCGAGGGCGTGGTGGACGTGCCGGTGACCTTTGCCGGGGTCACCATTTATCCGGGGGATTATATCTACTCCGATCTCAACGGCGTGCTGGTATCCCGCGAACCCCTGAGCCACCCGCAGCTTTGA
- a CDS encoding 3'-5' exonuclease: MHTPPINQHGLLLPLHLTSLGHDPNIIYLDCESTGLGPTAEPVEIGIYSDAGEILLDTLVRPVNHERWDEAQAIHHISPEMVRDAPTLAELEPTLTQIIQGKKLVIYNSAYDVKVVGDPCLTSFSIHCAMKAYAPLHGEWNERYQSYKWCKLTVAAEELGHVWEGDAHRAIHDCMATRTVWRHVLEHRWAQAQSQVSH; this comes from the coding sequence ATGCACACACCTCCTATTAATCAGCACGGATTACTGCTGCCTTTACATCTCACTTCCCTTGGCCACGACCCCAACATTATTTACCTGGACTGCGAAAGCACTGGCCTCGGCCCCACAGCAGAGCCGGTGGAAATCGGCATCTATTCCGACGCCGGGGAAATTCTGCTGGACACCTTGGTGCGTCCCGTTAATCACGAACGCTGGGACGAAGCTCAAGCCATTCATCATATCAGCCCGGAGATGGTGAGGGACGCGCCGACGTTGGCCGAGCTGGAGCCAACGCTGACCCAAATCATTCAAGGCAAGAAGCTGGTCATCTACAACTCGGCTTACGATGTGAAGGTGGTTGGGGACCCGTGCCTGACCTCGTTTTCGATCCACTGTGCAATGAAGGCGTATGCTCCACTGCATGGTGAGTGGAATGAGCGGTACCAGAGTTATAAATGGTGCAAGCTGACGGTGGCCGCTGAGGAGCTGGGCCATGTTTGGGAAGGGGACGCCCACCGAGCCATTCACGATTGCATGGCTACCAGGACTGTGTGGCGCCATGTTTTGGAGCACCGATGGGCTCAGGCACAAAGTCAAGTAAGTCATTGA
- the purB gene encoding adenylosuccinate lyase — protein sequence MELSALTAISPVDGRYGNKTEALRAIFSEFGLLRFRVEVEVRWLQALAAEPAIAEVPAFSDEASALLDAIVTNFNEADGQRIKDIERTTNHDVKAVEYFLKEKVEALPELAAVSEFIHFACTSEDINNNAHALMLKAGRDEVVVPYCQQLIAEVKRLAAQYRDLPMLSRTHGQPASPTTLGKEMANVAYRLERQLKQIQSVELLAKINGAVGNYNAHISAYPEVDWHAFSEKYVTGLGLTWNPYTTQIEPHDYIAELFDALARFNTILLDFDRDVWGYISVGYFKQKTVAGEIGSSTMPHKVNPIDFENSEGNLGLANAIFNHLAAKLPVSRWQRDLTDSTVLRNLGVAVGYSLIAYQATLKGISKLEANPEALAADLDQNWEVLAEPVQTVMRRYGIEKPYEKLKELTRGKRVDGAGMRAFIDTLELPESVKDELKQLTPASYIGRAVQLTDELK from the coding sequence ATGGAATTGTCAGCATTAACGGCCATTTCCCCGGTCGATGGCCGTTACGGCAACAAAACCGAGGCGCTGCGCGCCATTTTCTCCGAATTCGGCCTGCTGCGCTTTCGCGTAGAAGTGGAAGTACGCTGGCTGCAGGCCCTGGCCGCCGAGCCGGCCATTGCCGAAGTGCCGGCCTTCTCCGATGAAGCCAGCGCCCTGCTCGACGCCATTGTGACCAACTTCAATGAAGCCGATGGCCAGCGCATCAAGGACATTGAGCGCACCACCAACCACGACGTGAAGGCCGTGGAATACTTCCTGAAGGAAAAGGTTGAAGCCCTGCCCGAGCTGGCCGCGGTGAGCGAGTTTATTCACTTCGCCTGCACCAGTGAAGACATCAACAACAACGCCCACGCCCTGATGCTGAAGGCCGGTCGCGACGAGGTGGTGGTGCCCTACTGCCAGCAGCTGATCGCCGAAGTGAAGCGCCTGGCCGCCCAGTACCGCGATCTGCCCATGCTGAGCCGCACTCACGGTCAGCCCGCCTCGCCCACCACCCTGGGCAAGGAAATGGCCAACGTCGCCTATCGCCTGGAGCGCCAGCTCAAGCAGATTCAGAGCGTGGAGCTGCTGGCCAAGATCAACGGCGCCGTGGGCAACTACAACGCCCATATCTCCGCCTACCCGGAAGTGGACTGGCACGCTTTCTCTGAAAAATACGTCACCGGTCTGGGCCTGACCTGGAACCCCTACACCACCCAGATTGAACCTCACGACTACATCGCCGAACTGTTCGACGCCCTGGCCCGCTTCAATACCATACTGCTCGACTTCGACCGGGACGTATGGGGCTACATTTCCGTGGGTTACTTCAAGCAGAAAACCGTGGCCGGCGAAATCGGCTCCAGCACCATGCCCCACAAGGTCAACCCCATCGACTTTGAAAACTCCGAGGGCAACCTGGGGCTGGCCAACGCCATCTTCAATCACCTGGCCGCCAAGCTGCCGGTGTCCCGCTGGCAGCGCGACCTCACCGACAGCACAGTGCTGCGCAACCTGGGCGTGGCCGTGGGTTATTCACTGATCGCCTACCAGGCCACCCTGAAGGGCATCAGCAAGCTGGAAGCCAACCCCGAGGCGCTGGCCGCCGATCTGGATCAGAACTGGGAAGTACTGGCCGAACCGGTGCAAACCGTGATGCGCCGCTACGGCATTGAAAAGCCCTACGAGAAGCTGAAAGAGCTGACCCGGGGCAAGCGGGTGGACGGTGCCGGCATGCGTGCCTTTATCGACACCCTGGAGCTTCCCGAGTCCGTGAAGGACGAGCTCAAGCAACTGACCCCGGCCAGCTACATCGGCCGTGCAGTACAGCTCACCGACGAGCTGAAGTAA
- a CDS encoding pyocin knob domain-containing protein: protein MTTEITAPQVYQKLANMINEWQQFLDQFGDWQTAAGPTVTLTHPDGSTSLHQTLAHLTQTLTNWDTWYTSRSAEIASSAEWAVHPVDQLVPIGNGVDEYSALHHRHYADLAQAAAEVAQAAAHNSELAAKASELAAAASEAAAASSASAASASEVASANSAAAAATSETAAANSASAASASKTAAANSASAANVSKNAAKASETAAKASETAAKSSETAAAASEAAAANSASSANTSKNAAKASETAAKASETAAANSETASANSASAANTSKNAAAASASAASASETAAANSASAANTSKNAAAASATAAAASETAAKNSETAAAASETAAKASETGAASSASSASSSKTAAANSAAAAATSETAAANSAAAASASEMAAANSASAANTSKNAAAASATAAKSSETAAANSASAASSSKTAAASSATAAASSASSASSSKTAAANSASAALASETAAASSKSAAAASEATATIKASEASSSATKAQQWAEHPQDSDIPGEAVGTRSAKHWAEIAHQYAQTVSSALIWRGGWDASAGNYPTPSMSPETADYYRITVPGTMTGTQGSLTVEAGDYLHWDIQQDIWFKIDATDAVNSVNGKTGAVVLSKADVGLGNARNVPSYSQAESDGRYVRSDVDTSTSGSFHSKNLTFDKATVLANGTDLNTLTTSGFYNGHSLINAPNGDTNWWYLFVLCHTYNTSYCLQRAWDLNTQDKVIYERRRVSGVWGEWYKSWTSGNDGSGSGLDADMVDGLQGSQLARVDAANTFLESQRFTAGKGLLKDGEGVLFIGNSGGLSTEAPFWKAFQVAGETVTQAGSPKYPRGALYWTMGKVDDPTDLRFVIETGNLGTLPCDIQVEPSNGGRFLVESGSEISGDLNVTGANLTHMGNPVWHTGNDGNGSGLDADLLDGREGYIYAKETSTKPVSRITWAEAGSVGTPGNTITDVYGESDFSSIDANKTFGFLDAWAAVETHGGRLPTLEEVMDGVGRGSGQGYDTNYIWTCTFEDSTHVWVVKGDYITYPQKKLVDITDPAEVYHTRCFFDVERGNKIVRYHSDGVLRSGNNLVWHAGNDGAGSGLDADTVDGIQGANIARRGASLTSLDKSFFLSYLNNPALANAEFPSSGGGIFPGNGDSATSLVANVKVGSWYGIGFSPTISGMPVPKGENAVWINVRDGRLYARDELYAQSNQKVWHTGNDGAGSGLDADTLDGKQLATIESEYQSADANKLDKSGGTMTGRITTSSDIRFTGVGVGSGLLFNSTTIANDAAGIRQMGTNNNGELEFFTTDDDVEPFVFRHYTAGQDGSGSSVEWFKIDGSHAYHRGSVVWDASNDGAGSGLDADTLDGQQGVYYDHTKYGLGGLSVISPEPNSVGPVSGFYNHNSSTTNTPHESLGNFVFLQAVGDNNNQIFQIGSYGSGGDGGNGHIYARRRWQSSWKPWEKLWTDQNHGADSGLDADKVRGVSGTLLARKDTDNYYQPGSNQILSNNQGYYIKDASGANRRVAAINLNSRLQLGQSTTAMELWALNGEVTINSSVMWHAGNDGSGSGLDADTLDGLNSTDFVRSNAVTNATAEYSTTSHIESGRGSGGVALTINDGHGNANVTWNHKAGVPEQNGNAARIKVNTDSQTGATMWFELKSGVTAGQAVQTVPVLILTENEVKVECPNLKVGTETVYHTGNDPRGDYAYLSAPTAFTSDYKNYWASHASVGNSMSTSSDGILILETGHYKVEAYQRSKNAERPYISVALNGDRGLLEGRTAGTWYHDHASSDQNSSSQSFYLGLLNAGELITVGPPSSHSANLHYGAASYQGKVMITRVK, encoded by the coding sequence ATGACCACCGAGATCACCGCTCCGCAGGTGTATCAGAAACTGGCCAACATGATAAATGAGTGGCAGCAGTTTCTGGATCAGTTTGGCGACTGGCAGACTGCCGCCGGTCCTACGGTTACCTTAACGCACCCTGACGGTTCGACCAGCCTACATCAAACCCTGGCGCATCTGACGCAGACGCTGACCAACTGGGACACCTGGTATACCTCCCGGTCGGCAGAGATCGCGTCATCGGCGGAGTGGGCGGTTCATCCGGTGGACCAGCTGGTTCCTATCGGTAATGGCGTGGATGAGTATTCGGCCCTCCATCATCGCCATTATGCAGATTTAGCCCAAGCGGCTGCCGAAGTTGCTCAAGCCGCCGCTCATAACAGTGAACTGGCGGCCAAGGCTTCTGAGTTGGCCGCAGCGGCTTCTGAAGCGGCGGCAGCCTCCAGTGCCTCCGCCGCCTCAGCAAGTGAAGTGGCCTCGGCCAATAGTGCAGCGGCGGCGGCTACCAGTGAAACGGCGGCGGCCAATAGTGCATCAGCGGCCTCCGCGAGCAAGACTGCAGCGGCGAATAGTGCCTCAGCAGCTAACGTCAGTAAGAACGCTGCCAAGGCCAGTGAGACTGCGGCGAAGGCCAGTGAAACGGCAGCTAAGAGCAGTGAGACTGCTGCAGCGGCGAGTGAGGCTGCTGCTGCCAACAGTGCCTCATCAGCGAACACCAGCAAAAATGCTGCAAAGGCCAGCGAGACGGCGGCCAAGGCCAGTGAAACCGCTGCAGCTAACAGCGAGACGGCCTCTGCCAACAGCGCCTCCGCAGCGAACACCAGTAAAAATGCGGCAGCCGCCAGTGCTTCCGCCGCTTCGGCAAGTGAAACGGCTGCGGCCAATAGTGCATCAGCAGCAAACACCAGCAAAAATGCGGCAGCGGCCAGTGCCACTGCCGCAGCGGCCAGCGAGACGGCGGCTAAGAACAGCGAGACTGCCGCAGCGGCCAGTGAGACAGCGGCCAAAGCAAGTGAAACGGGGGCGGCCAGCAGCGCATCCTCAGCCAGTTCCAGTAAAACAGCGGCGGCCAATAGTGCAGCGGCGGCGGCTACCAGTGAAACGGCGGCGGCCAACAGTGCTGCAGCAGCCTCTGCCAGTGAGATGGCAGCGGCCAACAGCGCATCCGCAGCGAACACCAGCAAGAATGCTGCTGCTGCTAGTGCGACTGCGGCAAAGTCCAGTGAGACGGCTGCGGCTAACAGCGCGTCTGCCGCCAGCTCTAGCAAGACTGCCGCCGCCAGTAGTGCCACCGCCGCCGCCAGTAGTGCTTCCTCAGCCAGCTCCAGTAAAACAGCGGCAGCTAACAGTGCCTCGGCGGCTTTAGCCAGTGAAACAGCAGCGGCGTCAAGCAAAAGTGCAGCCGCTGCCAGCGAAGCTACCGCCACCATCAAGGCCAGTGAGGCGTCATCCTCGGCTACCAAGGCTCAACAGTGGGCCGAGCATCCTCAAGACTCGGACATTCCTGGTGAGGCTGTGGGTACCCGTTCAGCCAAACACTGGGCTGAAATCGCCCATCAGTATGCTCAGACGGTATCGTCAGCCTTAATCTGGCGTGGTGGCTGGGATGCCAGCGCCGGCAATTACCCGACTCCCAGCATGAGCCCCGAGACCGCCGACTACTACCGGATCACGGTCCCGGGCACCATGACAGGTACTCAAGGTTCCCTGACCGTAGAGGCCGGCGATTACCTTCACTGGGATATTCAGCAAGACATCTGGTTCAAGATCGACGCCACCGATGCCGTGAACTCCGTGAATGGTAAGACCGGCGCTGTAGTGTTAAGTAAGGCCGACGTGGGGCTTGGGAATGCGCGAAATGTCCCTTCGTACAGCCAAGCGGAATCTGATGGTCGCTATGTGAGAAGTGATGTCGATACCTCCACCTCAGGAAGTTTCCACTCAAAAAATCTAACATTCGATAAGGCGACGGTGTTAGCAAACGGAACTGACCTGAATACGTTGACCACCTCGGGTTTTTACAACGGACATTCTTTAATCAACGCGCCAAATGGAGATACTAATTGGTGGTACTTGTTTGTGCTGTGCCACACCTATAACACCTCTTACTGCTTACAGAGGGCATGGGACCTTAACACCCAAGACAAGGTGATCTACGAACGCCGGCGGGTATCTGGTGTCTGGGGGGAGTGGTATAAAAGCTGGACTTCGGGTAACGATGGGTCTGGCTCAGGCTTGGACGCCGACATGGTTGACGGCCTGCAGGGTTCACAATTGGCCAGAGTGGATGCCGCGAATACCTTCCTTGAAAGCCAGAGATTTACCGCTGGTAAGGGCCTGTTAAAAGACGGAGAAGGCGTACTTTTCATCGGTAACTCTGGGGGGCTGTCCACAGAAGCACCTTTCTGGAAAGCGTTCCAGGTTGCGGGGGAAACAGTCACCCAGGCTGGGTCTCCCAAATATCCTCGGGGTGCTCTCTACTGGACCATGGGTAAGGTTGACGACCCTACCGATCTGCGTTTTGTTATTGAGACAGGGAATCTGGGAACTCTCCCCTGTGACATACAGGTGGAGCCGTCAAACGGTGGTAGGTTTCTGGTGGAATCGGGTTCTGAGATTTCTGGAGATCTTAATGTTACAGGCGCCAACCTGACACACATGGGTAACCCTGTGTGGCATACCGGAAATGATGGTAATGGTTCAGGACTGGATGCGGATTTACTGGACGGGCGTGAAGGTTATATTTACGCCAAGGAAACCTCTACCAAACCCGTATCAAGAATTACGTGGGCCGAAGCCGGCAGTGTAGGAACACCCGGTAATACCATCACTGATGTTTACGGTGAATCCGACTTTTCCTCAATTGATGCCAATAAAACCTTCGGGTTCCTGGATGCCTGGGCAGCTGTCGAAACCCACGGCGGGAGGCTTCCTACACTCGAAGAAGTGATGGATGGTGTGGGGAGAGGATCAGGTCAAGGGTATGACACCAACTACATTTGGACCTGTACTTTTGAAGACTCGACGCATGTTTGGGTGGTCAAAGGAGACTACATTACATACCCGCAAAAGAAACTGGTGGATATTACAGATCCTGCCGAGGTATATCACACCCGATGTTTCTTTGACGTCGAGCGGGGAAATAAGATTGTACGCTACCACTCGGACGGTGTTCTCAGATCAGGGAATAACCTGGTTTGGCATGCAGGGAATGATGGTGCGGGTTCCGGCCTGGACGCCGACACTGTAGACGGTATTCAAGGCGCTAATATCGCAAGGAGAGGGGCTTCCCTTACCAGTCTAGATAAGAGTTTTTTCCTGTCTTACCTTAACAATCCGGCATTGGCTAACGCAGAATTTCCAAGTTCGGGGGGAGGGATATTTCCCGGTAATGGTGATAGTGCTACAAGTCTGGTCGCCAACGTGAAGGTCGGGTCCTGGTACGGCATTGGTTTTTCTCCAACCATTTCAGGTATGCCGGTACCGAAAGGAGAGAACGCGGTCTGGATTAATGTTCGCGATGGTCGCCTTTATGCCCGTGATGAGTTGTACGCGCAATCGAACCAGAAAGTGTGGCACACAGGCAACGACGGCGCCGGCTCCGGACTGGATGCCGATACCTTGGACGGTAAGCAACTGGCCACTATCGAGTCTGAATACCAGTCAGCAGACGCAAATAAGCTGGACAAGTCCGGTGGTACCATGACCGGTCGTATCACCACCTCGTCGGATATTCGGTTTACCGGTGTTGGGGTTGGTAGCGGCTTGCTGTTCAACTCTACCACTATCGCCAACGATGCCGCAGGTATTCGTCAGATGGGTACCAACAACAACGGCGAACTGGAGTTTTTCACCACCGACGACGATGTTGAGCCTTTCGTGTTCCGACATTACACCGCTGGTCAAGATGGTAGTGGTTCCAGTGTCGAGTGGTTCAAAATCGATGGTAGCCACGCCTACCATCGAGGAAGCGTGGTATGGGATGCCAGTAACGACGGTGCCGGGTCTGGGCTGGATGCTGACACTCTAGACGGCCAGCAGGGTGTGTATTATGACCATACAAAATATGGTCTGGGGGGACTTAGTGTAATATCCCCCGAGCCGAATTCTGTAGGTCCTGTGAGCGGTTTCTATAACCATAACTCAAGCACTACAAACACCCCCCATGAATCCCTGGGGAATTTCGTCTTCTTGCAGGCCGTAGGGGATAATAATAACCAAATATTTCAGATAGGTAGTTATGGGTCTGGGGGAGACGGAGGCAACGGGCATATCTATGCACGGCGCAGATGGCAGAGTTCATGGAAACCTTGGGAGAAGTTGTGGACCGACCAAAACCATGGTGCTGACTCTGGTCTGGATGCCGACAAGGTTCGCGGGGTCTCAGGTACGCTATTGGCCAGGAAAGACACCGATAATTACTATCAACCAGGTAGTAATCAGATCCTATCAAACAACCAGGGGTACTACATAAAAGACGCCTCAGGGGCGAACCGGCGGGTGGCGGCCATAAATCTTAATAGCCGATTACAGCTCGGGCAAAGCACAACCGCCATGGAATTGTGGGCACTTAACGGTGAGGTCACCATCAACAGTTCCGTAATGTGGCACGCTGGTAATGACGGCTCGGGCTCAGGGTTGGACGCCGACACTTTGGACGGTTTGAACTCGACAGACTTCGTGCGAAGCAATGCGGTAACCAACGCGACAGCCGAATACTCAACGACCTCTCATATTGAGTCAGGTAGGGGAAGTGGTGGCGTAGCTCTGACCATAAATGATGGTCACGGGAACGCTAACGTCACTTGGAACCATAAGGCCGGTGTTCCTGAACAAAATGGTAACGCTGCCCGCATTAAGGTAAACACCGATAGCCAAACCGGTGCCACTATGTGGTTCGAGTTAAAGAGTGGTGTGACGGCAGGACAAGCGGTACAGACAGTCCCTGTTCTTATTCTGACGGAGAATGAGGTCAAGGTGGAGTGTCCCAACCTGAAAGTAGGGACTGAGACGGTATATCATACGGGTAATGACCCTAGAGGAGATTATGCTTATCTTTCTGCTCCGACGGCCTTCACCTCAGATTATAAAAACTACTGGGCGAGTCATGCCTCGGTTGGAAACTCTATGAGCACATCTTCCGACGGAATTCTTATTCTGGAGACAGGTCATTATAAAGTGGAAGCATACCAACGATCCAAGAATGCAGAGAGACCTTATATAAGTGTGGCATTGAACGGGGACCGTGGCCTTTTGGAGGGCAGGACTGCAGGTACTTGGTACCACGACCACGCATCTTCTGACCAAAACTCCTCGTCGCAATCTTTCTATCTTGGTCTTCTTAACGCGGGAGAACTTATAACAGTTGGTCCCCCTTCATCTCACTCAGCGAACCTCCACTATGGGGCGGCGAGTTACCAGGGAAAGGTTATGATTACGAGGGTTAAATAA